From a region of the Mytilus galloprovincialis chromosome 3, xbMytGall1.hap1.1, whole genome shotgun sequence genome:
- the LOC143067412 gene encoding macrophage-expressed gene 1 protein-like, with the protein MACRKGNFLVLILWMLDLAIATQESRTDSIPAGDPRRCYSILNDKNLIRYESLPGNGWDNLMNKDAGIVVNFNFSKCKTTDDGRYIVPDTIYTIPIKSSRVETYAELFDHWTNYTSTTSRSINVGAGLTLTHFGISGKFSSESESIKSHQVDDKSTTTRVQVRYVRYTAKLQPDTPLHPTFKSRLLSIAAHIQLNNTNMATYESELLVRDFGTHVVTSVDAGAALVQVDEIKSTFSRDYSSSKSKISASASASFFSVFKISSSYAHQTTKEMIDQYLGNRSHSRVETYGGPIFQPVNFSLNDWGDKIGDDLVPLDRAGDPLFFLITPYSLPELPNSVVYKLIQSVKTAIEMYYKFNIYRGCTNTDSPNFSFQANVDDGTCKAPSTNFTFGGVYQKCNRNGGLSRNLCSGLDQKNPLTGDYSCPPNYEAVLIQESTRSSSESVHKCHRCWLFAHCCNDHTVYGSATYSAYWCVARGSVPEQSGFLFGGLYTNTVSNPVTRSRQCPLYFYPLNIGNDMKVCVSDDYELGYEFSVPFAGFYSCRSGNPLMIGSKLDSKSNSLKSTHTLDSYLTLSGSGQWPKGCPNGYSQHLATVENSCEINYCVKADAFSPRGLPPVRQPPFMEIPAEGFTDSSSYSISDDGLIWKIMTPEEADTSKSASTSSSDSESSENPGLSKGVVAGISIIATIACIVAASAIIVKYRKYKSLYRPLKMSAPLYREKTTNSPSRVQYGSQNEHQTEILVET; encoded by the coding sequence ATGGCTTGTCGAAAGGGAAACTTCCTAGTTTTGATTCTTTGGATGTTGGATTTAGCAATTGCTACCCAGGAATCTAGGACCGACTCAATTCCAGCTGGAGACCCAAGAAGATGTTACTCAATCTTAAACGACAAAAACCTGATTAGATATGAAAGTCTACCAGGGAATGGATGGGACAATTTAATGAATAAAGATGCCGGAATTGTTGTAAACTTCAATTTCTCAAAATGTAAAACCACCGACGATGGTCGTTACATTGTTCCAGATACGATATACACCATACCTATCAAATCAAGCAGAGTCGAGACATATGCAGAACTTTTTGATCACTGGACGAATTATACATCAACAACTTCACGATCTATAAATGTTGGTGCCGGCCTCACTTTAACTCATTTTGGAATAAGTGGTAAATTTTCATCAGAATCAGAAAGTATAAAATCCCACCAAGTAGATGACAAGTCCACAACAACACGTGTTCAAGTACGTTATGTGCGCTACACAGCTAAACTCCAGCCCGACACTCCGTTACATCCAACATTTAAATCTCGTCTGCTAAGCATTGCAGCACATATTCAGTTGAACAACACAAACATGGCCACATATGAAAGTGAACTGTTGGTAAGAGACTTTGGTACACATGTTGTTACAAGTGTAGATGCTGGAGCAGCCTTGGTTCAAGTCGATGAAATTAAATCAACATTTAGTCGAGACTACAGTTCGTCAAAGAGTAAAATTTCTGCTTCGGCTAGCGCCTCGTTTTTCAGTGTATTTAAAATAAGCTCTAGTTATGCGCACCAAACAACAAAGGAAATGATCGATCAGTATTTAGGAAACAGGTCTCACTCGAGAGTGGAAACATATGGCGGTCCAATATTCCAACCAGTTAATTTTAGTTTAAATGACTGGGGAGATAAAATCGGTGATGATCTAGTCCCCCTTGATCGTGCCGGTGATCCGTTGTTCTTTCTGATTACACCATATTCTCTGCCAGAACTACCAAATTCTGTAGTTTACAAACTTATCCAGTCTGTCAAAACTGCCATTGAAATGTACTATAAATTCAATATATACAGAGGCTGTACAAACACTGATTCTCCAAATTTTAGCTTCCAAGCAAATGTTGATGATGGTACTTGCAAGGCTCCATCTACAAATTTCACATTTGGTGGTGTTTACCAAAAATGCAACAGAAACGGAGGACTGTCTAGAAATCTTTGCAGTGGTTTAGACCAAAAGAATCCTTTGACAGGAGATTATTCCTGTCCACCGAACTATGAAGCCGTCTTGATACAAGAATCTACCAGATCTTCATCTGAATCAGTTCATAAATGTCACAGATGTTGGCTATTCGCACACTGTTGCAATGACCATACTGTTTATGGAAGCGCGACTTATTCTGCATACTGGTGCGTGGCTAGAGGAAGCGTTCCAGAACAATCGGGATTTTTATTTGGTGGTCTCTATACAAATACAGTGAGTAACCCCGTAACACGTTCTAGGCAGTGTCCGCTATATTTCTATCCCCTTAACATTGGAAATGACATGAAAGTTTGTGTCAGTGATGATTATGAACTGGGATATGAATTTTCTGTTCCGTTTGCTGGTTTCTATAGCTGTAGGTCTGGTAATCCTCTAATGATTGGATCAAAGTTGGACAGCAAATCCAATTCATTAAAATCTACGCACACATTAGATTCATATCTCACACTGTCTGGTTCGGGACAATGGCCGAAAGGATGTCCAAATGGTTACAGTCAGCATCTTGCCACAGTAGAAAATAGCTGCGAAATAAACTACTGCGTTAAAGCTGACGCGTTTTCGCCACGTGGACTACCACCTGTTCGTCAGCCTCCATTCATGGAAATACCTGCGGAAGGATTCACGGACAGTTCGTCATACTCTATTAGTGACGATGGACTTATTTGGAAAATAATGACACCCGAGGAAGCGGACACAAGTAAAAGCGCAAGTACTTCCAGTTCCGATTCCGAATCGTCAGAAAATCCTGGACTTTCTAAAGGAGTTGTTGCTGGAATTTCCATCATAGCAACAATCGCCTGTATCGTAGCAGCATCGGCAATTATCGTCAAATATCGAAAATATAAGAGTCTGTATCGTCCACTCAAAATGTCTGCTCCTCTATATAGAGAGAAAACTACGAACAGTCCTAGCCGAGTTCAATATGGTTCACAGAACGAACATCAAACGGAAATTCTAGTAGAAACATAG
- the LOC143067411 gene encoding lipopolysaccharide-induced tumor necrosis factor-alpha factor homolog, translating into MSVQAPAPPPQAVGYYPQGQPAGQSQQSSTTVVIQGNNDAPMGMALQDCPITTKCPSCKSNVVTQIKFEIGCITVLVTFLLCLFGFYLCCFIPCCVGRCKDVVHLCPNCKYIIGKYKRM; encoded by the exons ATGTCAGTACAAGCCCCTGCTCCTCCCCCACAGGCTGTTGGATATTACCCACAAG GTCAGCCTGCTGGTCAATCACAACAATCCAGTACAACTGTAGTAATTCAAGGAAATAATGATGCTCCAATGGGTATGGCTCTTCAGGACTGTCCAATTACAACAAAATGTCCCAGTTGTAAAAGCAACGTTGTGACCCAAATTAAATTTGAGATTGGCTGTATTACAGTTTTGGTAACATTCCTTCTCTGTCTCTTTGG GTTCTACTTGTGCTGCTTCATCCCATGCTGTGTAGGTAGATGTAAAGATGTCGTCCATTTATGTCCTAACTGCAAATACATTATTGGAAAATACAAaaggatgtaa